Proteins from a genomic interval of Kitasatospora kifunensis:
- the mctP gene encoding monocarboxylate uptake permease MctP, translating into MNHGVNTVALLVFVLFFLLVTVMGFLASRWRRAGSAQHLDEWGLGGRSFGTWITWFLLGGDLYTAYTFIAVPAAVYGAGAAGFFAVPYTIIAYPLVFLFLPRLWSVARVHGYVTPADFVRGRYGSRALSLAVALTGILATMPYIALQLVGIQAVLDTLGVGGGANANWFVKDLPLFIAFAVLAAYTYSSGLRAPALIAFVKDTLVYIVIIVAVIYLPMRLGGYGHIFDEAAKKMSTVNPATKQPVGAMVSGPKAQWAYATLALGSALALFMYPHTVTGVLAAKSRNTVRRNMAILPAYSLMLGLLALLGFLAIAAGVGKGVKGYNPQLAVPQLFAGLFPDWFTGVAFAAIGIGALVPAAIMSIAAANLFTRNIYKEFLRPEATPAQETKVAKLVSLLVKVGALVFVLGMDKQLAINLQLLGGIWILQTFVSVVSGLFTRWFHRWALLAGWLVGMVYGTWKAYGIASPATKHFGGSNAAIPGIGEIGYIGLTAFVLNLLVAVVLTLVFRATKTPNGVDETSPADYSAEEGDPELAGAPLAVAAH; encoded by the coding sequence ATGAACCACGGCGTCAACACCGTTGCCCTGCTGGTGTTCGTGCTCTTCTTCCTGCTGGTCACCGTGATGGGCTTCCTGGCCTCGCGCTGGCGGCGGGCGGGCAGCGCGCAGCACCTGGACGAGTGGGGCCTGGGCGGCCGCAGCTTCGGGACCTGGATCACCTGGTTCCTGCTCGGCGGCGACCTCTACACCGCGTACACCTTCATCGCGGTGCCGGCCGCGGTCTACGGCGCGGGCGCGGCGGGCTTCTTCGCGGTGCCGTACACGATCATCGCCTACCCGCTGGTCTTCCTCTTCCTGCCCCGGCTCTGGTCGGTGGCCCGGGTGCACGGCTACGTCACCCCCGCCGACTTCGTGCGCGGCCGCTACGGCTCGCGGGCGCTGTCGCTGGCCGTCGCGCTGACCGGGATCCTGGCCACCATGCCGTACATCGCGCTGCAGCTGGTCGGCATCCAGGCGGTGCTCGACACCCTCGGGGTGGGCGGCGGGGCGAACGCCAACTGGTTCGTCAAGGACCTGCCGCTCTTCATCGCCTTCGCGGTGCTGGCCGCCTACACCTACTCCTCCGGGCTGCGCGCGCCCGCGCTGATCGCCTTCGTCAAGGACACCCTGGTCTACATCGTGATCATCGTCGCGGTGATCTACCTGCCGATGCGGCTGGGCGGCTACGGCCACATCTTCGACGAGGCCGCGAAGAAGATGAGCACCGTCAATCCCGCCACCAAGCAGCCGGTCGGCGCGATGGTCAGCGGACCGAAGGCGCAGTGGGCCTACGCGACGCTGGCGCTCGGCTCCGCGCTGGCGCTGTTCATGTACCCGCACACCGTCACCGGCGTGCTGGCCGCCAAGTCGCGCAACACGGTGCGCCGCAACATGGCGATCCTGCCCGCGTACTCGCTGATGCTCGGGCTGCTGGCGCTGCTCGGCTTCCTGGCCATCGCGGCCGGGGTGGGCAAGGGCGTCAAGGGCTACAACCCGCAGCTGGCGGTGCCGCAGCTGTTCGCCGGCCTGTTCCCCGACTGGTTCACCGGGGTCGCCTTCGCGGCGATCGGGATCGGGGCGCTGGTGCCGGCCGCGATCATGTCGATCGCGGCGGCCAACCTGTTCACCCGCAACATCTACAAGGAGTTCCTGCGCCCCGAGGCCACCCCGGCGCAGGAGACCAAGGTGGCCAAGCTGGTCTCGCTGCTGGTCAAGGTCGGCGCGCTGGTCTTCGTGCTCGGCATGGACAAGCAGCTGGCGATCAACCTGCAGCTGCTGGGCGGCATCTGGATCCTGCAGACCTTCGTCTCGGTGGTCAGCGGGCTCTTCACCCGCTGGTTCCACCGCTGGGCACTGCTGGCCGGCTGGCTGGTCGGCATGGTCTACGGCACCTGGAAGGCGTACGGGATCGCCTCCCCCGCCACCAAGCACTTCGGCGGCAGCAACGCGGCGATCCCCGGGATCGGCGAGATCGGCTACATCGGGCTGACCGCGTTCGTGCTCAACCTGCTGGTCGCGGTGGTGCTCACGCTGGTGTTCCGGGCCACCAAGACCCCCAACGGCGTGGACGAGACCTCCCCGGCGGACTACAGCGCGGAGGAGGGCGACCCCGAGCTTGCCGGTGCGCCCCTGGCAGTGGCAGCGCATTAA
- a CDS encoding histidine phosphatase family protein, with protein sequence MPELSTILNGHQRQEAAAALPSLLIATRHGESTANVEFQLAEAKGALTVPITCRDADIPLSIHGQSQAQALGRWWADLPSDDRPRSVWCSPYLRTVETARIAIAQAAGLGAVPVGLPVRYDERLRDRELGILEMLTAAAIDKQHPQEAARRRKMGELYYRPPGGESWADVALRVRDCLRDLYAAHTGRPVLVVAHDNVVLMLRYVLEQLTEQELLALTPVRNCSVSVWRSNAGGLHPEQWNATGHLVHV encoded by the coding sequence ATGCCAGAGCTGAGCACCATCCTCAACGGCCACCAGCGCCAGGAGGCCGCCGCCGCGCTGCCGTCCCTCCTGATCGCCACCCGGCACGGCGAGAGCACCGCCAACGTCGAGTTCCAGCTGGCCGAGGCGAAGGGCGCGCTGACCGTGCCGATCACCTGCCGCGACGCCGACATACCGCTCTCCATCCACGGGCAGTCGCAGGCCCAGGCGCTGGGCCGGTGGTGGGCCGACCTGCCCAGCGACGACCGGCCGCGCTCCGTCTGGTGCTCCCCCTACCTGCGCACCGTCGAGACCGCACGGATCGCGATCGCCCAGGCGGCCGGCCTCGGCGCGGTGCCGGTGGGCCTGCCGGTCCGCTACGACGAACGGCTGCGCGACCGCGAGTTGGGCATCCTGGAGATGCTCACCGCGGCCGCGATCGACAAGCAGCACCCGCAGGAGGCGGCCCGCCGGCGCAAGATGGGCGAGCTGTACTACCGGCCGCCCGGCGGCGAGAGCTGGGCGGACGTCGCACTGCGGGTCCGCGACTGCCTGCGTGACCTGTACGCCGCGCACACCGGGCGGCCGGTGCTGGTGGTGGCGCACGACAACGTGGTGCTGATGCTGCGCTACGTGCTGGAGCAGCTCACCGAACAGGAGCTGCTGGCCCTGACGCCGGTGCGCAACTGCTCGGTGAGCGTGTGGCGTTCGAACGCCGGCGGACTGCACCCCGAGCAGTGGAACGCGACCGGACACCTGGTGCACGTCTGA
- a CDS encoding transcriptional regulator, whose amino-acid sequence MSTPPPVAGPPPQPAVDEVIHHPTRLALMGFLSGCHEAEFGAVRDYCRISDASVSRIVAALEAADYVKVRKGYVGKRPRTWLSLTAVGRQALEAHLSALQAIVAHARAAAAD is encoded by the coding sequence GTGAGCACCCCTCCGCCCGTCGCGGGGCCGCCGCCGCAGCCCGCCGTGGACGAGGTGATCCACCATCCGACCAGGCTCGCGCTGATGGGCTTCCTCTCCGGCTGCCACGAGGCGGAGTTCGGCGCGGTCCGGGACTACTGCCGGATCTCGGACGCCAGCGTGAGCCGGATCGTGGCCGCGCTGGAGGCGGCCGACTACGTGAAGGTCCGCAAGGGCTACGTCGGCAAGCGTCCGCGCACCTGGCTCTCGCTCACCGCGGTCGGCCGCCAGGCGCTGGAGGCGCACCTGAGCGCGCTCCAGGCGATCGTGGCACACGCGCGCGCGGCGGCGGCCGACTAG
- a CDS encoding ricin-type beta-trefoil lectin domain protein has protein sequence MPSVRRTLGHLLTATTLFALPLAGAAAANATPVPAGSAATSASSAAAPVLAATPPMGWNDWAHYQCGITEQTITGNADALVSSGLAAKGYNTVTVDDCWMAAQRDSAGNLVADPVKFPHGMAWLGSYLHSRGLKFGIYEDAGSSTCGGYPGSGQPQGGGADHFAQDAASFAAWGVDYLKLDGCNVWSAAGQSQEQAYRQAYDAQAAALRGSGRAITFSESAPAYFQSGEWGNPSWFSVLGWVGQDGQLWREGYDIATYDASNPNASRWSSVMSNYGYNRWIGRYAKPGNWNDPDFLIAGDGGLSDEESRSQVALWSMMAAPMILSSDVAQLSPTALSALGNTDLIALDQDSAGRQAAVVSSNGSTDVLARPLANGDRAVAVLNRGGSARSITTTLASIGLPGCSVSAKDLWTGASSTTDSALTATVPAHGTAIWRLTPDGCAAPTPTGQLTGNGAKCADDSNSSTADGNPVILYSCTGNTNQRWTRNTDGTIGTLGKCLTASGSSPGSWVTLNTCGANGAGNQQWTPNSDGTLVAADSGLCLDVYGGGTADGTRLDVWTCGANQANQAWSLPV, from the coding sequence GTGCCATCGGTCCGCCGTACCCTCGGCCACCTGCTGACCGCCACCACGCTCTTCGCCCTCCCCCTGGCCGGCGCCGCCGCTGCCAACGCGACCCCCGTCCCGGCCGGTTCCGCCGCCACATCAGCCAGTTCAGCCGCCGCCCCGGTGCTGGCCGCCACGCCGCCGATGGGCTGGAACGACTGGGCGCACTACCAGTGCGGCATCACCGAGCAGACCATCACCGGCAACGCCGACGCCCTGGTCAGCAGCGGCCTGGCCGCCAAGGGCTACAACACCGTGACGGTGGACGACTGCTGGATGGCCGCCCAGCGCGACAGCGCCGGCAACCTGGTCGCCGACCCGGTCAAGTTCCCCCACGGAATGGCCTGGCTGGGCAGCTACCTGCACAGCCGGGGCCTGAAGTTCGGCATCTACGAGGACGCCGGCTCCAGCACCTGCGGCGGCTACCCCGGCAGCGGCCAGCCCCAGGGCGGCGGGGCCGACCACTTCGCCCAGGACGCCGCCTCGTTCGCCGCCTGGGGCGTGGACTACCTCAAGCTGGACGGCTGCAACGTGTGGAGCGCCGCCGGCCAGAGCCAGGAGCAGGCCTACCGCCAGGCCTACGACGCCCAGGCGGCCGCCCTGCGCGGCAGCGGCCGGGCGATCACCTTCTCGGAGTCCGCGCCCGCCTACTTCCAGAGCGGCGAGTGGGGCAACCCGAGCTGGTTCTCGGTCCTCGGCTGGGTCGGCCAGGACGGCCAACTCTGGCGCGAGGGCTATGACATCGCCACCTATGACGCCTCGAACCCGAACGCCTCGCGGTGGTCCTCGGTCATGTCGAACTACGGCTACAACCGCTGGATCGGCCGCTACGCCAAGCCCGGCAACTGGAACGACCCGGACTTCCTGATCGCCGGGGACGGCGGCCTGAGTGACGAGGAGTCCCGCAGCCAGGTCGCGCTCTGGTCGATGATGGCCGCCCCGATGATCCTCTCCTCCGACGTCGCCCAGCTCTCCCCCACCGCGCTGAGCGCGCTCGGCAACACCGACCTGATCGCACTCGACCAGGACAGCGCGGGCCGGCAGGCCGCCGTGGTCTCCAGCAACGGCAGCACTGACGTACTGGCCCGGCCGCTGGCGAACGGCGACCGCGCGGTGGCCGTGCTCAACCGCGGCGGCAGCGCCCGGTCGATCACCACCACGCTCGCCTCGATCGGCCTGCCGGGCTGCTCGGTGAGCGCCAAGGACCTGTGGACCGGCGCGAGTTCGACCACCGACTCGGCGCTGACCGCCACCGTGCCCGCGCACGGCACCGCGATCTGGCGGCTCACCCCCGACGGCTGCGCCGCCCCGACACCCACCGGACAGCTGACCGGCAACGGCGCCAAGTGCGCGGACGACTCCAACAGTTCGACGGCAGACGGCAACCCGGTGATCCTCTACAGCTGCACCGGCAACACCAACCAGCGCTGGACCCGGAACACCGACGGGACCATCGGCACCCTCGGCAAGTGCCTGACCGCATCCGGAAGTTCGCCCGGATCCTGGGTGACGCTGAACACCTGCGGGGCGAACGGCGCGGGCAACCAGCAGTGGACGCCCAATAGTGACGGCACCCTGGTGGCCGCCGACTCGGGCCTGTGCCTGGACGTCTACGGCGGCGGCACGGCGGACGGGACCAGGCTGGACGTCTGGACCTGCGGCGCCAACCAGGCGAACCAGGCCTGGTCACTGCCGGTCTGA
- a CDS encoding TetR/AcrR family transcriptional regulator, whose amino-acid sequence MAAIRGARERARAELTQEIKREARRQLASAGAQQLSLRAVARELGMASSALYRYFPSRDELLTALIVDAYTELAEAVERAVAAAVPAVAGGGRAEQAFGARPRWRAACLAVRRWGQANPHEYALLYGAPVPGYRAPEQTVAAALRIPSALLGVVRTAAGHLEAGSGRPPGPQYAAQLARLVAQYAPELPQAVVARVMVAWTQLFGMVSFELFGRLSGPAQPEEEFFGYAVEQMADFLGLPQARG is encoded by the coding sequence ATGGCGGCGATTCGAGGGGCCCGGGAGCGGGCGCGCGCGGAACTGACCCAGGAGATCAAGCGGGAGGCCCGGCGCCAACTCGCGTCGGCCGGCGCTCAGCAGCTCTCGTTGCGGGCCGTCGCACGCGAGCTCGGCATGGCCTCCTCCGCGCTGTACCGCTACTTCCCCAGCCGTGACGAGCTGTTGACGGCGCTCATCGTCGACGCCTACACGGAGCTGGCGGAGGCGGTCGAACGGGCGGTGGCGGCGGCGGTCCCGGCGGTGGCCGGTGGCGGCCGTGCCGAGCAGGCGTTCGGTGCTCGGCCGCGCTGGCGGGCGGCCTGCCTGGCGGTGCGCCGCTGGGGCCAGGCGAACCCGCACGAGTACGCACTGCTCTACGGCGCCCCGGTCCCCGGCTACCGCGCGCCGGAGCAGACCGTCGCCGCGGCCCTGCGGATTCCGAGCGCGCTGCTCGGGGTGGTCCGCACGGCCGCCGGCCACCTGGAGGCCGGGTCAGGGCGCCCGCCGGGGCCGCAGTACGCCGCCCAACTCGCCAGGCTGGTCGCCCAGTACGCGCCGGAGCTGCCGCAGGCCGTGGTGGCCCGGGTGATGGTGGCCTGGACGCAGTTGTTCGGCATGGTCAGCTTCGAGCTCTTCGGCCGGCTGAGCGGCCCGGCCCAGCCGGAGGAGGAGTTCTTCGGCTACGCGGTCGAGCAGATGGCGGACTTCCTCGGCCTTCCGCAGGCGCGCGGATAG
- a CDS encoding helix-turn-helix domain-containing protein encodes MLKNVVALVLEEVHPFELGVACEVFGLDRSEQGLPVYDFALASHRPGELRTHAGFTVNVPHGVERLAEADLVIAAATGIRESYPAELIEALRAVVARGARVLSICTGSFLLGAAGLLDGRRSAAHWRNAHRLAERFPLTRVEPDVLYVDEDPVITSAGTAAGIDACLYLVRKVQGVEVARGIAQRMVVAPHREGGQAQYVNRPLASVECTSFGTVLEWMREELERDWTVDQLAARAHMTPRTFARRFQQETGTTPLRWLIGQRVLLAQRLLEETGESVEAVAVRVGFGNAAALRHHFGRWLGTTPQAYRRAFGCADAGGSGDGVGGGPASGFGGGIAGGLVGG; translated from the coding sequence ATGCTGAAGAACGTCGTCGCACTGGTGCTCGAAGAGGTCCATCCGTTCGAACTCGGGGTGGCCTGCGAGGTCTTCGGGCTGGACCGCAGCGAGCAGGGCCTGCCGGTGTACGACTTCGCGCTCGCCTCGCACCGGCCGGGCGAGCTGCGCACGCACGCCGGGTTCACGGTGAACGTGCCGCACGGCGTCGAGCGGCTGGCCGAGGCGGATCTGGTGATCGCCGCCGCCACCGGCATCCGGGAGAGCTATCCGGCCGAGCTGATCGAGGCGCTGCGCGCGGTGGTCGCGCGTGGCGCGCGGGTGCTGTCGATCTGCACAGGCAGCTTCCTGCTGGGTGCGGCCGGGCTGCTGGACGGGCGGCGCAGCGCCGCGCACTGGCGCAACGCGCACCGACTGGCCGAGCGGTTCCCGCTGACCCGGGTCGAGCCGGACGTGCTCTACGTGGACGAGGACCCGGTGATCACCTCGGCGGGCACGGCGGCCGGGATCGACGCCTGCCTGTATCTGGTGCGCAAGGTGCAGGGGGTCGAGGTGGCGCGCGGGATCGCCCAGCGGATGGTGGTGGCCCCGCACCGTGAGGGCGGGCAGGCGCAGTACGTCAACCGGCCGCTGGCCAGCGTGGAGTGCACCTCCTTCGGCACGGTCCTCGAATGGATGCGTGAGGAGTTGGAGCGGGACTGGACGGTCGATCAGCTCGCCGCCCGCGCGCACATGACGCCGCGCACCTTCGCCCGGCGGTTCCAGCAGGAGACCGGGACCACGCCGCTGCGCTGGCTGATCGGGCAGCGGGTGCTGCTCGCGCAGCGGCTGCTGGAGGAGACCGGTGAGTCGGTGGAGGCGGTCGCGGTGCGGGTCGGCTTCGGCAATGCGGCGGCCTTGCGGCACCACTTCGGGCGCTGGCTGGGGACCACGCCGCAGGCCTACCGGCGGGCGTTCGGGTGTGCGGACGCGGGCGGGTCCGGGGACGGTGTCGGGGGTGGCCCCGCGAGTGGCTTCGGCGGCGGCATCGCGGGTGGCCTCGTGGGTGGGTGA
- a CDS encoding GNAT family N-acetyltransferase: protein MDLIIRRAHEADLDPAGEVTVEAFVGDGHTNPAADYVQLLRDARRRAAEAELLVAVDPADLSQGPSGRVLGCVTFAVGGQPWADIATPEEGEIRMLAAAASARGRGVGEALVRACVARSRELGLAGMAFSTRPAMTAAHRIYERVGFRRTPERDWYARPEVELLVYTMQF from the coding sequence ATGGACCTCATCATCCGCCGTGCCCACGAAGCAGATCTCGATCCCGCGGGCGAGGTGACGGTCGAGGCCTTCGTCGGCGACGGCCACACCAATCCGGCGGCCGACTACGTCCAGCTGCTGCGCGATGCCCGCCGCCGCGCCGCCGAGGCCGAACTGCTGGTCGCCGTCGACCCCGCCGACCTCTCCCAGGGCCCGAGCGGTCGGGTACTCGGCTGCGTGACCTTCGCGGTCGGCGGTCAGCCCTGGGCCGACATCGCCACCCCCGAGGAGGGTGAGATCCGGATGCTGGCCGCCGCGGCGAGCGCGCGCGGTCGCGGCGTCGGCGAGGCCCTGGTGCGCGCCTGCGTGGCCCGCTCCCGCGAGCTGGGCCTGGCCGGGATGGCCTTCTCCACCCGCCCCGCCATGACCGCCGCGCACCGGATATACGAGCGGGTCGGCTTCCGCCGCACCCCCGAGCGCGACTGGTACGCGCGCCCCGAGGTCGAACTCCTGGTCTACACCATGCAGTTCTGA
- a CDS encoding acyltransferase family protein, which translates to MREAREASVAAGRLPPRPDVSFKVADPVPVPAPRTAERSGRTPSFRYAAVDGLRGIAIISVLLYHTNWFENGLFGVDAFFVLSGFLVTLILIRELDRSGRIALGRFYRRRAKRLLPGLLLTLVAVLALAATFSSLRDAQALKPQALATLLQYANWAQIANGSAYWEHFASITPLAAMWSLSITEQFYLVWPLLLGLLFVLLRRSMRATAVAAFVLFGAAAAVAPLLWNGSNSDRLYLGTESRAVGFAAGAVAAFVVHLLVKRSADKARSSGRTAEADGAQGRSGRRRRAAEPAAPASGGLGTTVLLNLLGTGALASVVWLSLKVTTYHSAWLYQGGLAVVATLVAVLAATLCHPRGPLVRILSFGPLVQTGRISYSLYLLHLPVYWMMQQHIDDVSPALLFGVGGSITWVLAFFLHHGTEALRRRDWRVSRAVPLLTATALAVGAASWYLPSFIEYRMRPAGKPLVVSLGDSFAGDLATGLYQQGGRFAVVDGSVSGCGVFDPEKVRGTSQVEFDTTADCQQRSAYWTKQLHVAKPQAVLIHLGWDAAEQYLDGGWLSPCDAAYQSRYRTQLTSAIDQVKQQAPGARILLMNERLENGAINRKWGTCYDQQIDGFVKAAAGSVQLVDLNDFLCPQGACRWEDDKGNSIYPTGDGVHLTPAGMRLVTPWLQDQISAALAAPQH; encoded by the coding sequence ATGCGTGAGGCACGCGAGGCCTCGGTGGCGGCAGGGCGCCTGCCACCGCGACCGGACGTCAGTTTCAAGGTCGCCGACCCGGTGCCCGTCCCGGCGCCCAGGACCGCCGAGCGGTCGGGCCGCACGCCCTCGTTCCGCTACGCCGCGGTGGACGGCCTGCGCGGCATCGCCATCATCTCCGTCCTGCTGTACCACACGAACTGGTTCGAGAACGGCCTGTTCGGCGTCGACGCCTTCTTCGTGCTCTCCGGCTTCCTGGTCACGCTGATCCTGATCCGCGAGCTCGACCGCAGCGGCCGGATCGCGCTCGGCCGCTTCTACCGGCGCCGGGCCAAGCGCCTGCTGCCCGGACTGCTGCTGACCCTGGTCGCGGTGCTCGCGCTGGCCGCCACCTTCAGCTCGCTGCGGGACGCCCAGGCCCTCAAGCCGCAGGCGCTGGCCACCCTGCTGCAGTACGCGAACTGGGCGCAGATCGCCAACGGCAGCGCCTACTGGGAGCACTTCGCGAGCATCACCCCGCTCGCGGCGATGTGGTCGCTCAGCATCACCGAGCAGTTCTACCTGGTCTGGCCGCTGCTGCTCGGCCTGCTCTTCGTTCTCCTGCGGCGCTCGATGCGGGCCACCGCCGTGGCCGCCTTCGTCCTCTTCGGGGCGGCGGCCGCCGTCGCGCCGCTGCTGTGGAACGGCAGCAACAGCGACCGCCTCTACCTGGGCACCGAGAGCCGCGCGGTCGGCTTCGCGGCCGGCGCCGTGGCCGCCTTCGTCGTCCACCTGCTCGTCAAGCGGTCCGCCGACAAGGCCCGCAGCAGCGGCAGGACCGCCGAGGCCGACGGCGCCCAGGGCCGGTCAGGGCGGCGCCGCCGCGCGGCCGAGCCCGCCGCACCGGCCTCGGGCGGGCTCGGCACCACCGTGCTGCTCAACCTGCTCGGCACCGGCGCGCTGGCCTCGGTGGTCTGGCTGAGCCTCAAGGTGACCACCTACCACAGCGCCTGGCTCTACCAGGGCGGTCTGGCCGTGGTCGCGACCCTGGTGGCGGTGCTGGCCGCCACGCTCTGCCACCCGCGCGGGCCGCTGGTGCGGATCCTCTCCTTCGGCCCGCTGGTCCAGACCGGGCGGATCTCCTACAGCCTCTACCTGCTGCACCTGCCGGTCTACTGGATGATGCAGCAGCACATCGACGACGTCTCACCGGCGCTGCTGTTCGGCGTCGGCGGCAGCATCACCTGGGTGCTCGCCTTCTTCCTGCACCACGGCACCGAGGCGCTGCGCCGCCGCGACTGGCGGGTGAGCCGGGCGGTGCCGCTGCTGACGGCGACCGCACTCGCCGTCGGCGCGGCCTCCTGGTACCTGCCGTCCTTCATCGAGTACCGGATGCGCCCGGCCGGCAAGCCGCTGGTCGTCTCGCTCGGCGACTCGTTCGCCGGGGACCTGGCCACCGGCCTCTACCAGCAGGGCGGTCGCTTCGCGGTGGTGGACGGCAGCGTGAGCGGCTGCGGGGTCTTCGACCCCGAGAAGGTCCGCGGGACCTCGCAGGTCGAGTTCGACACCACCGCCGACTGCCAGCAGCGCTCGGCGTACTGGACCAAGCAGCTCCACGTCGCCAAGCCGCAGGCGGTCCTCATCCATCTGGGCTGGGACGCCGCCGAGCAGTACCTGGACGGCGGCTGGCTCTCGCCCTGCGACGCCGCCTACCAGTCGCGCTACCGCACCCAGTTGACCTCCGCGATCGACCAGGTGAAGCAGCAGGCGCCCGGCGCGCGGATCCTGCTGATGAACGAGCGGCTGGAGAACGGCGCGATCAACCGCAAGTGGGGCACCTGCTACGACCAGCAGATCGACGGCTTCGTCAAGGCCGCCGCCGGCTCGGTCCAGCTCGTCGACCTGAACGACTTCCTGTGCCCGCAGGGCGCCTGCCGCTGGGAGGACGACAAGGGCAACTCGATCTACCCCACGGGGGATGGCGTCCACCTGACGCCGGCCGGCATGCGGCTGGTCACCCCCTGGCTGCAGGACCAGATCAGCGCGGCGCTGGCCGCCCCGCAGCACTAG
- a CDS encoding glycoside hydrolase family 113 → MKRYIVFVLPIAVVAATVTVPLLYGNRPINFDRVRATAPAARPVSGPTTTAQPTGTGQPTAPASAQPVDQGPKVAHPWQAGGPEWGIQVYWLDDPADADDYVQGKADRIVKYVVGLNANSLAITFPFYTAGLNANSVTAHPTTPSPDRLAILVDTARRAGLKVTVRPTLDETSLTDAAGDWRGTIAPTDRAAWFASYESFLQPYLKSAQKHGAAVFTIGTEFNSLEGDPHWQGVIDDAKQYFHGDVGYDANWDNFAKGDIAVPAESQGVDAYFPAKSATDDSPVSTLVSSWNTWLDKKGKGPLPAVTLSEVGIPAQQGAFSKPGDFYTKRPLNETVQAQWFTAVCQVAAQRQLNGLYYWSLYFGTDPTLPVDDNTPRMDFAGRPQSEAAIRQCFAGTYQVPPVG, encoded by the coding sequence GTGAAGCGCTACATCGTCTTCGTCCTGCCCATCGCGGTGGTCGCCGCCACCGTGACCGTCCCGCTGCTCTACGGGAACCGGCCGATCAACTTCGACCGGGTGCGCGCCACGGCACCCGCCGCCCGGCCGGTGAGCGGGCCGACCACCACCGCGCAGCCGACCGGGACCGGCCAGCCGACCGCGCCGGCCTCGGCCCAGCCGGTGGACCAGGGCCCCAAGGTGGCCCACCCCTGGCAGGCCGGCGGGCCGGAGTGGGGCATCCAGGTCTACTGGCTGGACGACCCGGCGGACGCGGACGACTACGTCCAGGGCAAGGCCGACCGCATCGTCAAGTACGTGGTGGGGCTGAACGCCAACTCGCTGGCGATCACCTTCCCCTTCTACACCGCAGGGCTGAACGCCAACTCGGTCACCGCCCACCCCACCACGCCCTCGCCGGACCGGCTGGCCATCCTGGTGGACACCGCCCGGCGCGCGGGCCTGAAGGTGACGGTCCGTCCCACCCTGGACGAGACCTCGCTGACCGACGCCGCCGGTGACTGGCGGGGGACCATCGCCCCGACCGACCGCGCCGCCTGGTTCGCCAGTTACGAGTCCTTCCTGCAGCCGTACCTGAAGAGCGCGCAGAAGCACGGCGCGGCGGTGTTCACCATCGGCACCGAGTTCAACTCGCTGGAGGGCGACCCGCACTGGCAGGGCGTGATCGACGACGCCAAGCAGTACTTCCACGGTGACGTGGGCTACGACGCCAACTGGGACAACTTCGCCAAGGGCGACATCGCGGTGCCGGCCGAGTCGCAGGGCGTGGACGCCTACTTCCCGGCCAAGTCGGCCACCGACGACTCGCCGGTCAGCACCCTGGTCAGCAGCTGGAACACCTGGCTGGACAAGAAGGGCAAGGGGCCGCTGCCGGCCGTCACGCTCTCCGAGGTGGGCATCCCCGCGCAGCAGGGGGCCTTCAGCAAGCCGGGCGACTTCTACACCAAGCGGCCGCTGAACGAGACCGTCCAGGCTCAGTGGTTCACCGCGGTCTGCCAGGTCGCCGCCCAGCGACAGCTGAACGGGCTGTACTACTGGTCGCTCTACTTCGGTACCGACCCCACCCTGCCGGTGGACGACAACACCCCGCGGATGGACTTCGCGGGGCGGCCGCAGTCGGAGGCGGCGATCCGCCAGTGCTTCGCGGGCACCTACCAGGTGCCCCCGGTCGGTTAG